A genome region from Nicotiana tabacum cultivar K326 chromosome 13, ASM71507v2, whole genome shotgun sequence includes the following:
- the LOC107808742 gene encoding membrane steroid-binding protein 2-like gives MASVWTAMTETILEYTGLSSTAFFTIVAMMVVTYKVVCGMFISADDFVPVKREPLYLGDLTEEELKAYNGSDSQEPLLMAIRGQIYDVSSSKMFYGAGGPYAMFAGRDASRALAQLSFKPQDINGNLEGLSDAELEILQDWEDKFIEKYARVGQLVPKKTLTKKEEDENASGREEVLKATKGDIMQEDRSVEVNGVHKAGHL, from the exons ATGGCGAGTGTATGGACGGCAATGACGGAGACGATCTTGGAGTACACGGGGTTATCGTCGACGGCGTTCTTCACCATTGTAGCAATGATGGTGGTTACTTACAAAGTGGTTTGTGGTATGTTCATCTCTGCCGATGACTTTGTCCCCGTCAAAAGAGAGCCTCTCTACCTCGGCGACTTGACGGAAGAGGAGCTTAAAGCTTATAATGGCTCCGACTCACAAGAGCCATTATTGATGGCTATCAGAGGACAAATCTACGACGTCTCGAGCTCCAA GATGTTCTATGGTGCTGGTGGTCCATATGCAATGTTTGCTGGAAGAGATGCTAGCCGAGCCTTGGCTCAGTTATCATTCAAACCTCAGGATATTAATGGGAACCTTGAAGGCCTTAGCGATGCTGAGCTTGAAATTCTGCAAGACTGGGAAGATAAATTTATTGAGAAGTATGCCAGGGTGGGGCAGCTTGTTCCGAAGAAAACACTAACCAAGaaggaagaagatgaaaatgCTAGCGGGAGAGAAGAAGTGCTGAAAGCAACGAAAGGGGATATAATGCAGGAGGATAGAAGTGTTGAAGTAAATGGAGTACATAAAGCTGGCCATCTATGA